In Aquificaceae bacterium, the genomic stretch GGAAGATTGGGAATCCGCAAGCCCTGTTATAATGAGTTTACTATGAAGGTAGGTTTTATAGGACTTGGAAGTCTTGGAAAGGCTATAGCAAAAAGGCTTTTGGAGCAGGGTGTAGAGCTCTTACTTTGGAATAGGACACGGGAAAAGGCACTTGAGCTTGGTCTTCCCGTTGCGGACAGTCCCGCACATCTAATAAGTCAAGTGGACAGGGTATTTCTTATAGTCTTTGACTCTCATGCTTCTGAAGAAGTAATATTTGGAAAGGATGGGCTTGTTGAGGGTGGAATAGAGGGTAAGACCATAATAGACATGACTACAAACCATTATGCTTATGCAAAGCTCGCATACGAGGAGCTAAGAAAAAGAGGAGCTTATTATCTTGACGCACCCGTTCTTGGTAGCGTAATACCTGCACAGAAGGGTGAGCTTACAGTTCTTGTGGGAGGAGACAAGGAAAAGTTTGAGGAAAACAAGCACCTGTTTGAGAAGTTCTGTAGGAAGATTTTTTATGTGGGTCCTTCTGGAAATGCAAGCAAGCTTAAGCTCATAAACAATATGGTTCTTGGTGGCTTTATGCAGGTGCTTTCTGAAGCAATAGCCCTTGGAGAGCTTGCGGGTTTTGAAAGGGAGCTTCTCATTGACAT encodes the following:
- a CDS encoding NAD(P)-dependent oxidoreductase, whose protein sequence is MKVGFIGLGSLGKAIAKRLLEQGVELLLWNRTREKALELGLPVADSPAHLISQVDRVFLIVFDSHASEEVIFGKDGLVEGGIEGKTIIDMTTNHYAYAKLAYEELRKRGAYYLDAPVLGSVIPAQKGELTVLVGGDKEKFEENKHLFEKFCRKIFYVGPSGNASKLKLINNMVLGGFMQVLSEAIALGELAGFERELLIDILENGAGRSYLLEVKKKKLLQRDYSVHFSVDLIHKDLHYAEDMVKDLGAFSLSLQNVKNAYALAKYLGMGSEDFSVLVELYKKLKTQNP